One segment of Halococcus agarilyticus DNA contains the following:
- a CDS encoding DUF7128 family protein yields the protein MVVETERDGTTWYECEECGLMFDDTEDATQHESNCDAEDPSYIQ from the coding sequence ATGGTGGTCGAAACCGAGCGCGACGGCACGACGTGGTACGAGTGCGAGGAGTGCGGGCTCATGTTCGACGACACCGAGGACGCGACACAGCACGAGTCGAACTGCGACGCCGAGGACCCGAGCTACATCCAGTGA
- a CDS encoding DUF5796 family protein yields MSQRSEFSPDTLPVDLTEAGIAVEYTDGREVFYGGVPEKVTGELTTAPGKEVHVLVTDPTETEGVLVYVNDRTTADSIIEDTGVGRVLVDQGEETTLFPGVAVRETGYRTIVDADPETARGRVFVFEEDDMGERAFEIVATE; encoded by the coding sequence ATGAGCCAGCGAAGCGAGTTCTCGCCCGACACCCTGCCGGTGGACCTCACCGAGGCGGGCATCGCGGTCGAGTACACCGACGGCCGCGAGGTGTTTTACGGGGGGGTTCCCGAGAAAGTCACCGGCGAACTCACGACCGCGCCGGGCAAGGAAGTCCACGTCCTCGTCACCGACCCCACCGAAACCGAGGGCGTCCTCGTGTACGTCAACGACCGGACGACCGCCGACTCGATCATCGAGGACACCGGCGTCGGTCGAGTGCTCGTCGACCAGGGCGAGGAAACCACGCTGTTCCCCGGCGTGGCGGTGCGCGAGACGGGCTATCGGACGATCGTCGACGCCGATCCCGAGACCGCCCGCGGCCGAGTGTTCGTCTTCGAGGAGGACGACATGGGCGAGCGCGCGTTCGAGATCGTCGCCACCGAGTAG
- a CDS encoding chorismate mutase, with protein sequence MADDDEGRRRTDEMSLDELRGEIETIDRELVELIARRTYVAETVADVKRERDLPTTDERQEERVMQRAGENARRFGVDDNLVKATFRLLIELNKVEQRDNR encoded by the coding sequence ATGGCTGACGACGACGAGGGCCGACGGCGCACGGACGAGATGAGTCTCGACGAACTCCGCGGGGAGATCGAGACCATCGACCGCGAGCTGGTCGAGCTCATCGCGCGGCGCACTTATGTGGCCGAGACGGTCGCCGACGTCAAGCGCGAACGCGACCTCCCGACGACCGACGAGCGCCAGGAGGAACGGGTGATGCAGCGTGCCGGTGAGAACGCCAGGCGCTTCGGCGTCGACGACAACCTCGTGAAGGCGACCTTCCGGCTGTTGATCGAGCTCAACAAGGTCGAACAGCGCGACAACCGATGA
- a CDS encoding group I truncated hemoglobin codes for MSEPETGETKPETTEAGEGESLYERLGGAYGIAGAVDDLVDRLYHNDALNENPAVREFHEEGQTAGFKYLVTAWSIEATGGPEVYGGRNMEEAHEHLDVTEREFDMVYTAIEHSLNQVGVPEQETEEFMDIIESYRDMVVADRDYDEKPDFVESPAAH; via the coding sequence GTGTCCGAACCAGAAACGGGGGAGACCAAACCGGAGACGACGGAGGCGGGTGAGGGAGAATCGCTGTATGAACGACTCGGAGGTGCCTACGGCATTGCCGGGGCGGTGGACGATCTAGTCGACCGCCTGTATCACAACGACGCTCTCAATGAGAACCCTGCGGTGCGGGAGTTCCACGAAGAGGGTCAGACGGCCGGGTTCAAGTACCTCGTGACGGCGTGGTCGATCGAAGCGACCGGTGGACCGGAGGTCTATGGAGGCCGCAATATGGAGGAGGCACACGAACACCTCGACGTCACCGAACGCGAGTTCGACATGGTGTATACGGCGATCGAGCACAGCCTCAACCAAGTGGGCGTGCCCGAGCAGGAGACCGAGGAGTTCATGGACATCATCGAGAGCTACCGGGACATGGTGGTGGCCGACCGCGACTACGACGAGAAACCGGATTTCGTCGAGAGTCCAGCCGCTCATTAG
- a CDS encoding AAA family ATPase, protein MSGADDDGVELTVTGARKRDAGRGVARLPEPARRALGVLSGDTVVIVGERATVAKVWPAGGDLAGDAVRVDADTRTNAGVNVGDTVRVQPVSVADADRITVDVPGSVDAGTADDLAALVKRALLDRPIKAGEHFRIERLGPTAFSIAATQPEGTVRVTNETQVTTHTESTASSEPARTGTTGDAGTAPATEATGGDGAPRVAYEDIGGLDDELDQVREMIELPLSEPELFQELGIDPPSGVLLYGPPGTGKTLIARAVAGEVDAHFSTISGPEIVSKYKGESEEKLREAFDAAAVNEPAVVFIDEIDSIGGARGDDADMETRVVAQLLTLMDGLEDRGRVVVIGATNRVDAIDPALRRGGRFDREIEIGVPGEAGRREILDVHTRSMPLAEDVSLDRLAGRTHGFVGADLESLAVEAAMAALRKRDDRDELDVTRADFERAMAAVDPSAMREYVAETPDVGFDDVGGLDAAKSTLTEAVEWPLSYGALFEAAATDPPAGVLLYGPPGTGKTMLARALAGESDVNFISVAGPEILDRYVGESEKAVREVFDRARQAAPAIVFFDEIDAIAGGRGEKHEVTERVVSQLLTEIDGLAENPNLMVLAATNRRDAIDPALLRPGRIESHVEVPAPDEAARRAILDVHTREKPVADDVDLDALAPDLVGFSGADIEALCRAASMRAIREVAGAYDPEEAETHADEISITEEHFAAARESVEPTFE, encoded by the coding sequence ATGTCCGGTGCGGACGACGATGGCGTCGAACTCACGGTGACTGGCGCACGGAAACGCGACGCGGGGCGGGGGGTGGCGCGGCTCCCCGAACCCGCCCGGCGCGCGTTGGGCGTTCTCAGCGGCGACACCGTAGTGATCGTCGGCGAACGTGCCACGGTGGCGAAGGTCTGGCCCGCCGGCGGTGATCTCGCGGGCGACGCGGTCCGGGTCGACGCCGACACACGGACGAACGCCGGCGTGAACGTCGGCGATACTGTCCGTGTACAGCCGGTTTCGGTCGCGGACGCCGACCGGATCACGGTCGACGTCCCGGGTTCGGTCGACGCCGGGACCGCGGACGATCTCGCCGCGCTCGTCAAGCGCGCGCTGCTCGATCGACCGATCAAGGCGGGCGAACACTTCCGGATCGAGCGGCTCGGGCCGACGGCCTTCTCGATCGCCGCCACCCAACCGGAGGGGACCGTCCGCGTCACCAACGAAACGCAGGTCACGACCCACACCGAGAGCACGGCGTCGAGCGAGCCCGCCCGGACGGGAACCACCGGTGACGCGGGAACGGCTCCCGCGACCGAGGCGACCGGCGGTGACGGCGCACCCCGTGTGGCCTACGAGGACATCGGCGGGCTCGACGACGAGCTCGACCAGGTCCGGGAGATGATCGAACTCCCGCTCTCGGAGCCCGAGCTGTTCCAGGAGCTGGGGATCGATCCCCCCTCCGGGGTCCTGCTCTACGGTCCGCCCGGAACGGGGAAGACGCTGATCGCGCGGGCGGTCGCGGGTGAGGTCGACGCCCACTTCTCGACGATTTCGGGGCCGGAAATCGTCTCGAAGTACAAGGGCGAATCCGAGGAGAAGCTCCGCGAGGCGTTCGACGCCGCGGCCGTGAACGAACCCGCCGTCGTCTTCATCGACGAGATCGACTCGATCGGCGGCGCGCGCGGCGACGACGCCGACATGGAGACCCGGGTGGTGGCCCAGCTGCTGACGCTGATGGACGGGCTGGAGGATCGCGGCCGGGTGGTCGTGATCGGCGCGACCAATCGAGTCGACGCGATCGATCCCGCGCTCCGGCGGGGCGGGCGGTTCGACCGCGAGATCGAGATCGGCGTGCCCGGCGAGGCGGGCCGGCGCGAAATCCTCGACGTCCACACCCGCTCGATGCCGCTGGCCGAGGACGTCTCGCTCGATCGGCTCGCCGGGCGAACACACGGATTCGTCGGCGCGGACCTCGAATCGCTCGCGGTCGAGGCCGCGATGGCCGCGCTCCGCAAGCGCGACGACCGCGACGAACTCGACGTCACCCGGGCGGATTTCGAGCGCGCGATGGCCGCGGTCGACCCCTCGGCGATGCGCGAGTACGTCGCCGAAACTCCTGACGTGGGGTTCGACGACGTGGGCGGGCTCGACGCCGCGAAATCCACCCTCACTGAGGCGGTCGAGTGGCCGCTCTCGTACGGTGCGCTGTTCGAAGCGGCCGCGACCGATCCGCCAGCCGGTGTGTTGCTCTATGGACCGCCCGGAACAGGAAAGACGATGCTCGCTCGCGCGCTGGCCGGCGAGAGCGACGTCAACTTCATCTCGGTCGCGGGGCCCGAGATCCTCGATCGCTACGTGGGGGAGAGCGAGAAAGCGGTCCGGGAGGTGTTCGACCGAGCGCGCCAGGCCGCGCCCGCGATCGTCTTCTTCGACGAGATCGACGCGATCGCCGGCGGGCGCGGCGAGAAACACGAGGTCACCGAGCGCGTGGTCTCCCAGCTCCTGACCGAGATCGACGGGCTCGCCGAGAACCCGAACCTGATGGTGCTCGCCGCCACCAACCGCCGGGACGCGATCGATCCCGCGCTCCTCCGTCCAGGGAGAATCGAGTCCCACGTCGAGGTCCCCGCACCCGACGAGGCCGCGAGGCGCGCGATCCTCGACGTCCACACCCGCGAGAAGCCGGTCGCCGACGACGTCGATCTCGACGCGCTCGCCCCCGATCTCGTGGGCTTCTCGGGAGCTGACATCGAGGCGCTCTGCCGGGCGGCCTCGATGCGCGCGATCCGCGAGGTCGCGGGTGCGTACGACCCCGAGGAGGCCGAGACTCACGCCGACGAGATCTCCATTACCGAAGAGCACTTCGCGGCCGCACGCGAGTCCGTCGAGCCGACCTTCGAGTGA
- a CDS encoding shikimate kinase, with protein MQGRASAPAAGTVINALATGRGAAFAIDRETTATVELHDEGGVTGEIDGAPDADTRLIERCVELVVAEYGDGGGARVTTESEIPMAAGLKSSSAAANAAVLATLDALGVAIDDDGRTADGREAVVSREAAARLGVRAAREVGVTVTGAFDDASASMLGGVTVTDNTSDELLARETVEWTVAVWTPDERAFSADADTARCERVAPVVRVATDLALASEYERAMSINGLAFCAALDFPTEPAIAALADVEGVSLSGTGPSYVAVGERSGIEKVQEAWDEYEGHTWLTTTRADGARTR; from the coding sequence ATGCAGGGACGCGCGAGCGCGCCGGCGGCGGGCACAGTGATCAACGCGCTCGCCACCGGCCGGGGCGCGGCGTTCGCTATCGACCGCGAGACGACCGCGACGGTCGAACTCCACGACGAGGGGGGCGTCACCGGCGAGATCGATGGCGCACCCGACGCCGACACCCGACTGATCGAACGGTGTGTCGAACTCGTCGTCGCGGAGTACGGCGATGGCGGGGGTGCACGGGTGACAACCGAGAGCGAGATCCCGATGGCTGCCGGGCTGAAGAGTTCGAGCGCTGCCGCGAACGCCGCCGTGCTCGCGACGCTCGACGCGCTTGGCGTGGCGATCGACGACGACGGGCGCACAGCCGACGGGCGTGAGGCGGTAGTGTCACGCGAGGCGGCCGCCAGGCTCGGCGTGCGCGCCGCCCGCGAGGTCGGGGTCACGGTAACAGGAGCGTTCGACGACGCCAGCGCGAGCATGCTCGGCGGCGTCACCGTCACCGACAACACGAGCGACGAACTCCTCGCACGTGAGACGGTCGAGTGGACGGTTGCGGTCTGGACGCCCGACGAGCGCGCGTTCAGCGCCGACGCCGACACCGCGCGGTGCGAGCGGGTCGCGCCCGTCGTGAGGGTGGCCACCGATCTCGCGCTCGCGAGCGAGTACGAGCGTGCTATGTCCATCAATGGTCTCGCGTTCTGTGCAGCGCTCGACTTCCCGACCGAGCCGGCGATCGCGGCGCTCGCGGACGTCGAAGGCGTCTCGCTTTCGGGGACTGGCCCGAGCTACGTCGCGGTCGGCGAGCGATCCGGCATCGAGAAGGTACAAGAGGCGTGGGACGAGTACGAGGGACACACATGGCTGACGACGACGAGGGCCGACGGCGCACGGACGAGATGA
- the surE gene encoding 5'/3'-nucleotidase SurE codes for MHVLLTNDDGIESTGFRVLYDALDETCEVTVVAPADDQSAVGRTLSNRVTVEEHELGYAVDGTPADCVVVGVGSLCPDVDLVVSGCNQGANLGEYVLGRSGTVSAAVEATFFDVPAIAVSLYIPGGDIDFREYAAREAEYDEAVRATTHLVDNAAGDGVFEHADYLNVNAPIPARSTGDRAAMETTHPSTVYEMDAVRDGSTITLSDHIWQRMDEGDVPDPEGTDRRAVVEGRVSVSPLTAPHTTEHHDTLDRVCEAYGE; via the coding sequence ATGCACGTCCTCCTGACGAACGACGATGGGATCGAGAGCACGGGTTTCCGGGTGCTCTACGACGCCCTCGACGAAACCTGTGAGGTCACGGTCGTCGCGCCCGCCGACGATCAGAGCGCGGTCGGGCGCACGCTCTCGAACCGGGTCACCGTCGAGGAACACGAACTGGGTTACGCGGTCGACGGAACGCCCGCCGACTGCGTCGTAGTGGGGGTTGGCTCGCTCTGTCCCGATGTCGATCTCGTGGTCTCGGGCTGCAACCAGGGCGCGAATCTCGGCGAGTACGTTCTCGGCCGTTCCGGGACTGTCAGCGCCGCGGTCGAGGCCACCTTCTTCGACGTGCCCGCGATCGCCGTCTCGCTCTACATCCCCGGCGGCGACATCGACTTCCGGGAGTACGCCGCCCGCGAGGCCGAGTACGACGAGGCAGTCCGCGCGACGACCCACCTCGTCGACAACGCCGCCGGCGACGGCGTGTTCGAGCACGCCGACTACCTCAACGTGAACGCGCCGATCCCCGCACGCTCGACCGGCGACCGCGCCGCGATGGAGACCACCCATCCCTCGACGGTCTACGAGATGGACGCCGTCCGCGACGGGTCGACCATCACCCTCAGCGACCACATCTGGCAACGGATGGACGAAGGGGACGTGCCCGACCCGGAGGGCACCGATCGCCGCGCGGTGGTCGAGGGTCGGGTGAGTGTCTCGCCGCTGACCGCGCCCCACACCACCGAACACCACGACACGCTCGATAGGGTGTGCGAAGCGTACGGCGAGTGA
- a CDS encoding amphi-Trp domain-containing protein codes for MAEKNIDEGELDRAEAADRLREIADDLESDEEFDVDIGNKTITLRPTSVIGFEVGARESSSILRGSRESVTIKMDWRPD; via the coding sequence ATGGCAGAAAAGAACATCGACGAAGGCGAACTCGACCGTGCGGAAGCCGCAGACCGCCTCCGCGAGATCGCGGACGATCTCGAATCGGACGAGGAGTTCGACGTCGACATCGGGAACAAGACGATCACGCTCCGCCCGACATCGGTCATCGGGTTCGAGGTCGGGGCTCGCGAGAGTTCCTCGATCCTCCGGGGGAGCCGCGAGTCGGTGACGATCAAGATGGACTGGAGGCCGGACTGA